A genome region from Fictibacillus halophilus includes the following:
- a CDS encoding YaaR family protein yields the protein MKIGQDIRPILDTKQNDGKIGKKPSLSFGEAVSKQSEKLHSEQLTRLLGDIENQGKRLLQSQTVRDLQLYKNLVQRFVKEAVDFGMQLKQNKSWNEQGRSRTLKLVKEVDEHLIQLTEAVLSQEKDSITLLDRIGEIKGLLVNLYT from the coding sequence ATGAAAATTGGCCAAGATATAAGACCCATTCTAGATACGAAGCAGAACGATGGAAAGATCGGGAAAAAGCCGTCTCTTTCTTTTGGTGAAGCTGTATCCAAACAAAGTGAGAAGTTGCATTCCGAACAGTTAACAAGACTGTTAGGTGATATAGAAAATCAAGGCAAGAGACTGCTTCAATCACAAACGGTACGAGATCTGCAATTGTATAAAAACTTGGTTCAACGCTTTGTAAAAGAAGCCGTTGATTTCGGTATGCAGCTTAAGCAGAATAAAAGCTGGAACGAACAAGGCAGATCGCGCACCCTTAAACTTGTAAAAGAAGTAGATGAACATTTGATTCAGCTAACAGAAGCTGTTCTTAGCCAAGAGAAAGATTCGATCACTCTGCTTGATAGAATCGGAGAAATTAAAGGCTTGTTAGTTAATTTATATACGTAG
- a CDS encoding cyclic-di-AMP receptor, with protein sequence MKMIIAVVQDKDSNRLQDALVDKNYRATKLATTGGFLKAGNTTFMIGVEDAQIDDVMEIIRENCKSRNQMVAPVSPMGGNADAYVPYPVEVEVGGATVFVLPVESFQQF encoded by the coding sequence ATGAAAATGATTATAGCCGTTGTTCAAGATAAAGACAGCAACCGACTGCAAGATGCGCTTGTTGATAAAAACTACCGTGCTACAAAACTCGCAACAACAGGAGGATTTTTGAAAGCAGGGAACACAACGTTTATGATTGGTGTGGAAGATGCTCAAATCGATGATGTGATGGAGATTATCCGGGAAAATTGCAAGAGCCGTAATCAGATGGTGGCACCTGTTTCACCGATGGGCGGCAATGCAGATGCGTATGTGCCATACCCGGTCGAAGTTGAAGTAGGCGGGGCGACGGTATTTGTTCTGCCTGTTGAAAGCTTTCAGCAATTTTAA